The uncultured Acidilobus sp. JCHS genomic sequence TACCGTAAGCGGGCCCGACGGCATGACCAGGACAGGCGAGCCGTTAACGTAGAACACCTGCTGCGGTATCGGGCTCACGTAGACGGGTGTCGAGTACCTCGGCAGGGTCACGTCGCCAGCGCAGGGCATGGTGAAGTTGGCCTCCCAGAGGGCGCCCTCCTTAGATGTAGCCTGGAGGGTCAGGTAGGAGACGTTCACGAGGCCTGGCTGGTCCACGGCGACCAGTAGGTCCGTTCCGTTGTACTGGACGGGCAGCGGCGTGGTGCCGTTCTCGACCGCGAAGTAGCTTACAGGTGACCTCGCCGCGACTACGAGGAGCGAGGGGACGCTCGTTACGTTATAGACTGCGTAGAGCGTCAGGTCGCCCGCCTCGTCTATCCTGGCGGCGGCGCGGCAGGCCAAGGGGGTCGACTGCGACCGGGCTGGGTGAGCTGTTAGCGTAAGGAAGGACAGGGAGAGCGCGAGCAGTAGCAGGGCCGCTACGGCGTGCCTAGCGACCACTAAGGCCCCTGAGGACTCAAAGGGAGAGGTCAGAAAAAAGGCTGTCTATTGGCCCTAGGGCTCAGCTAGTGGTAGTGGTGTTGGTTGAGGTGGTGGGCGGTGAGTAGTAGGCCTCGGCCGTGATCACGGGCCTGAGTATGACCTGGCCCGTCCCGGTCGTGGTCAGGTGGGGCCCCATGTATATGACTAGGTAGGCAGTCCTCCCGCTGGTCACCTGTAGGCCTCCTTTGATTATCGGTATCTTTAGAACGCTACTCGGCAGCGAGGCGGAGACGTTGACAGGTCCCATCTGAACGGTCACGGCAGAGACGACGAGTCTGACCTCGGTGTAGTTGCCAGGCGGCAGGGTCACGGAGGAGAGGAACGAGAGGGAAGAGCTAAGCTGAACCGTCATGGTCTTGTTCGAGACCGTTATCCAGCCCTTGCTGGTGCTGTGGATCATTATCGAGGTTATGGTTAGGTAAATGGCCGTCGGCGACGAGTTGCTTGAGGAGCTGGAGGGGTTGCCTGGGTCGGTCAGGTAGAAGTAGACGGTCCCGCTCCTCGTCATGTAGTAGTAGGCCCCTACGGCCGCGACTACCACTACTATGACCACTACGGCCGCTATGACGCCCGCTGAGACGGACCTCCTCATGCCCTCACTCAGCCTAACCGTAGGCTGCCCCCTTTATTAGGGATGACATGAAACTGGCGCGGGAAGGCCCGGGAAAGGGCGCGGGAAGGGCTTCCCGCCATGACCCTAATAGGGCCCTGAGGACACCCCCTGGGCCGGGCGTGAGAGCGTGAGGGTCAGCCTGGCCCGCAGGGGCCTCGCTGTGTTGATGGCCCTGGCGGTCGGCCTGCTCGCGTTGTCGCCGCTAGCGGTATTTGTGACCAGGGCCCAGACCTCTACAACTACGTCAACTCAGGCCGAGCAGCAGGCGGCTGAGGTTCTTTTGAACATCACTCAGAGAGCAATAGCCGCTGCCAAGTCCCTCGGCCTCAGTGACGTTAAGGCCGAGGGCCTCTACTCCGAGGCCCTCTCCTACTACAAGCAGGGTGAGTACAGCCAGTGCATATCAGTTGCTATAGGCATAATGAGGCTGCTGGCCTCGGGGCTGAAGAGCTCTAAGCCTACGCCAGTGCCTGAGGCAGTGGGGCTTGAGGCCCAGTTCAAGGCTATAGAGGCCTTCATATCCTCCACTACGGCTCTCAACGAGACCCAGAAGGAGGAGGCCCTGTCCCTGGTCAACGAGGGCCTTAAGTACCTCTCACAGGGCAACGTGAGCGCTGCCGCCGCAGTTCTGTCCGAGCTAAAGCAGCTCCTCAGCAACTACTCCGTGAAGGTCTCTGAGTACGCCAAGCACGCCATGATAGGCAGGATAGCCAAGCACCTGGCCCACGCCAAGAAGGAGGTAGAGGGGAACTGGTCCTTCCTAGAGCAGGCCAACGTGAGCTCGTCAGAGGAGGCCGATAAGATCTTCGGAACCCTTGAGGAGCTCCTCAACAGGTCAGCCGTCAACGCGACCCCGGCCCAGCTCGTCGAGATGGCCAAGATGGCAGAGGAGCTGGAGTCAGAGGCCCCTGAGCTAGAGCCCTTCCCCAACGCGTCAGGCCGCGTGATAGCTGTCGAGGCCCAGGCCCACGTGATTAAGGGCATCAACGAGAGCGTCCAGGCCATACAGCCGCTGCTCCAGCAGCTCAGCGGCAGC encodes the following:
- a CDS encoding IclR helix-turn-helix domain; protein product: MVARHAVAALLLLALSLSFLTLTAHPARSQSTPLACRAAARIDEAGDLTLYAVYNVTSVPSLLVVAARSPVSYFAVENGTTPLPVQYNGTDLLVAVDQPGLVNVSYLTLQATSKEGALWEANFTMPCAGDVTLPRYSTPVYVSPIPQQVFYVNGSPVLVMPSGPLTVEYMISPPTTTPITTISSTSTATSPTTTTSVKPTPITSYFIPIVVAIVVVGAVAGAAAAVLRRRGGAGPAEALDDRDRAILSAISRLGGEATASQVMNETNIPKSPLYRRLDKLVRLGYLEEAMKGNTKVYRCKRGCS